The sequence CCCTTCAGTCATCCCCAAACCCGGCCACAAAGAACGGAACCCTTGTAGTAAACTCAAATCCATCAGGAGCCTATGTATTCCTGGATAATCTGTTTAAGGGTATTACACCCCTGACTCTTCCATCAGTCCAGCCAGGTCAACATATTCTGATAGTTCGGATGAATGACTATTCTGACGCAACCCGGCCGGTAACCATAACCGGAGGAAATACAACCGATATGATAATTGAAATGGTGCCAATTGCGCAACCCACAAAAGAACCGACACAAACACCCCTTCCAACACAAACACGGGCACCTGTACCACTTCTCGCCATTATCGGGGGATTATGTGCAGTAGGGTTCCTGTTCCACCGCCGAAATAATTAGGTGAGAAAAACTATCTCTTTTTTTCACGAACATGATGAGCATGGATAGGGTGGCTTGTCTGGGAATTGGTATTCTAATTATCCTGATTCTAATAGTGACAACATCTGCAGATGACAGAGTGACGAATTCTCTCCCTCAAGCCAACACTTCACCGGTAATTTTTACCTTTACTGCTGCAAGCCCGATAACATCTGAAGAAACGAATATTACGGTCAATTCAACTGACCGGTACAAGAAAAATTCATCAGTTGAGGCTTATTACAATAATATCAGCCAAGAGACAGATACCAGCCTGCCCCGTCTGATAATTCTTGGAATTCCTATGGAGTGTCATTTCTGCTGATGAGATTCTGGAAAATCTGGTTTACTCAATAATTGAAAAATCCTGATCCCCTGCCACTATATCATACACGACATGGAACCGGTCAGGTGAATAGGATCTCACAAACTTATAATCAATTTTTTGGGTAGGAAAGGATTTGAGCATATCAAGGTACTCATCCTCCCTACTGACCAGAGCATACAGGTGAATCATTCCTCCTGGTCGTATTAGTTTAAACGCTGCATCAAGAAATGCAACTGCGTGGAGTGGAAGATTCATGATGATCCGATCCGCCAGTCCAGGAATCATATCTGGAAGATGAACGGCATCAGCGAGAATTGGAACGATGTTAGTTACACGATTACGGGAGCAATTTTTGACCATAAGAATGACCGCTTCGGGATTCATATCACCAGCATATATAACGGATGCTTTTTTTGCGAGGGTGATTGCAAACGGACCTACTCCTGCAAACATATCGATTACCCGTTCTCCCGGATGCATCTGATGTAGAATGCGCTGCCTTTCTCCGGAAAGTCGGGCAGAAAAGTATGCAAGAGAGAGATCAATTGAGAAGCGATGGCCATATTCAGTATAATCTGTTGCGGTCGTGTCCATCCCTGCCAATAATTTGTATTTTTTTGTTCTGAACGGTCCATTAACTGCACTTTCGGCATAGAGAACCGTGTGATATGTTGCTTTTGATGCAAGGATTTCTCCAGCACCGGTAGGATCATCATCCTGCATGATGGCAATTCCTCCAACCTGTTCAAACCGGGGGAGCTCTTTCTGAATTGGAATAGGGGTAAGTTCCTCACATATTGCCCCATCGATGTTCTGGATTACCGGGATAAGGAGAAAATCACCCTCAGATCTGATTTTATAGAGCCGGTCAAGCAGACCTTTCTCGATAAGGTTTTTTCTTACCTGCTCACCTTCTGACCGGTGTACTTTCAGACACCAGCGTTTCGTCTGCATCCCTCATGTGTTATGGCCGGGCCGGTATAACAGATATGTATGGATGAGTACCTCCGCAGATTGCGTGATGGATCACTGAAATTATATGCACTTGAAAAGGAATTGCCACCAGATAAGGCCGTTGCAATTCGTCGCCGGTTTATCGAGGAAGAGACCAATACAAAGCTCGAGCACATTGGTGACCTCTCAATCAGTCTTGATGCAGTTGTAAAGAAAAACTGCGAGAATATGATCGGGACTATCCAGGTTCCTGTTGGAGTTGCTGGACCGATCACGATTCACGGAGAATATGCAGAAGGATCCTATTACCTCCCGCTGGCAACAACAGAAGGGGCCCTTATTGCATCAGTAAACCGGGGATGCAGCCTCATATCAGCAGCCGGAGGAACTGAGGTCAGAATTTTAAAAGATGGTATGACTCGTGCCCCTGTCTTTGCAGCAGACAGCATAATCCATGCAAAAACAATATGCGACTGGGTCATGAACCACCAGGATGAGATCAGAGCAGAAGCAGAAGCAACCACCAGGTTTGGAAAACTGACCTCCATTGATGTAACAACGGGTGGGACATCAGTATTTGTCAGGATGGCATTCTTTACCGGCGATGCTATGGGGATGAATATGGTTACCATTGCATCAGCAAAAGCAGCGGATCTTATCAGTCAGAAGACCGGAGCACGACTGATCGCACTCTCAGGAAACTGGTGCACGGATAAAAAACCCGCATCAATAAACGCTGTGATGGGAAGAGGAAAGACAGTATCAGCCGGAATACTGCTGACAAATGAGTTGATAGAACGCGTTCTGAAAACAACCGCTTCATCCCTTCTTGAAGTCAATGCACGAAAAAATCTGGTAGGCTCTGCACGGGCTGGCTCTCTGGGATTCAATGCTCATGCAGCGAATATCATTGCTGCTATGTTTATTGCGTGTGGGCAGGATCCTGCTCATGTTGTTGAGGGGTCACTATGTATCACAACAGTTGATTCAGCACCAGATGGTGTATACGTTTCAGTTACTCTTCCCGCTCTCCCGGTTGGGACAGTAGGGGGTGGAACCGGCATAGATACACAGGCAGAGAGCCTCAGGATGCTTGATGTTTTAGGAAGTGGAACTCCACCAGGATCCAATGCTAAAAAACTGGCAGAGATCATAGCATCCGGGGTACTTGCCGGAGAACTGTCATTACTTGGTGCTTTAGCGGCACAGCACCTTGCCCGGGCCCATAGCACCCTTGGAAGATAATACACATGTGTCTTCTCAGCAACTCTTTCTTTTCATATGGTACATCCCTATGGTATGAAATCAGATGGGTGTAACAAGCCTGCAATATACAGGATAATTCTGTATGGCATTTTCCTTATGGGGCTGGTGCTTAGTATGATCCCAATGGTGTGTGCAGATTTTCCTGAGACACATTACTGGAATCCGTATGAGGGTTGGGATATTGAACTATCATCTGTTGCTGGAATAGGACTTTTTCCAACAGTCGAAGTAGACTGGACACCAGAACCAACAAGTGAAGTGCCGAAGAAAGTCTCAAGTGATTCCTGGGTAAAACTCGCATATTACCCACATGGATCCGAAGCTGGACAACCTGCAATTCTCGCCGGATATGTTGGTGGCAGAAACTATAATGCCGATGTGACTATTACGGGAAAACTGAAAGTAGATGATCCATTCCACGATATTGTGACAATTAAAGCACAAGAGAACGGAGTCTTTGTATGGGCAGTTCCGGATGATCTGAACACAGTTCCATATTTCCAGGCTGTGGCTACAGTAAGTGGAACAACAGCAAAGTCAGAGATCATTCAGACCACCGGGTTGAGCGGATATGTTCCGGCAGAGTCATCAGTACCGGCATCACAGACCACTCCAGTTTCAAAACCGACAACACAGCCCCAGGATTCATCACTTCCGGTCATCACCAGCCTGACCATTTCTGCTGATAACCTGCGTCCCACTGTTGGAACGAGTGTCCAGGTATCAGGAAGACTTGTAGATTCATCAGGAAAAGGGGTACCACGAGCGTCGATTACCATCGAAGTACCAGATTATGGCACTGATTTCCTCCCGCTCCTTGATACGACAACAGATGGTGACGGGCGTTTCTCAGGAACCATTAGCACATGGGAAGGCGGAGTTGTTCCGGTGCGGGCAGTGTTTGAAGGCGATGAGAAGTACATGGCATCCACCAGTAATACTCTGACATTTTCAGCGACAGACTCAAAAACAGGTAGCACCGTGATGGGGCTATAATCCTTTTTTCATTATTTCATAAACCAGACATCAGGGAAGGGAATCGTCTGGTCCATAAGCAGATACACAATCTGCGGAACAAAAACAAGAATTATTACCAGCATCCGGATAGGAGTAGATTCAATCTTCCGGAAGGAATAGATAGTAATTCCAAGCAGAATCAACGTTGCGATAATCCATGGGATGGTTAATGAAGCAGGAGCACCAGTCCGAATCGAATCAACGATGTAATTGACCAATGAAGTACAGGCTATTGTCCCACAAACTAATGAGATGCCTGCAAAAATGAGATCTACAAGAATTATTGCCCGGCCTTGTGATATCACGATGAAAGATACAAACTCTATGAATATAAAATGTATGCAAGGATAATCAGATTATCCCATAATGTTTGAACTCATACTGGTAATCTTTGCCTCCACTTCTGCCTTTCGTTCTCCTCTGGACAATAACGAGTAATTATCAGGCGTCATCTGAAGAGCCAGTTGAGTTTTTACAGACGTCGACTGTTTTTTTTCTATTGTACCTACCTCAATATTCTCATGGATAAAACGATATTCCGGAAGGTCTGTTGGTGTACTTACAAGGACCATAACGGCAACATCATATGCATTATTAGACCCGGTATTTGTAATATCAAGTATCACATCATATGTCAGGGTAAAGGTATCAGGAGATGCATTTACCTGCGTAATTGTAGGAACAATGTTTATCTCCGGGGTTGTGTAACTGGCACAACCAGCACAGAGGAGAAAGCCAACAATCAGAACAGATATACATATAACACTGGTAACCGGCTTCATGATTCTCTCCCAAGTTCCGTAATTTTTACTTCAATTTCGGTCAAACGATCCTCACACTGCCTGACAAGGATAGTTCCCTGTTCATACAGAGTGATCATTTCATCAAGACTGGTATTGTTATCCTCAATTTTTTTTACTATCTCTCTTAGTTCACTAATAAGTTCTTCATACTTTTTTGTCATGATTCACCTGCATAATGCTTGCATCCGCTGTTCCATCAACAAATCGCATCCGGACTAAGTCACCAGGAGAGAGATCGGAACATGAACGGACCACCTTTTCTCCAGCCTGGACCAGACAGAATCCTTGCCTGAATAGTGCTTCAGGTCCCCGTGCTGAAAGAAGAGCAGACAATAATTCTAATTCTGCTTTTTCTTTTTGAGTCCTTACAGTCACTCCAGATGAGAGTCGTTCAGATAGCTCAGCCAGAAATGCCCGTTGCTCTGGAAGTTCACGTTTTAGAAATGTGGCTGGGTGTTTGCCATCAAGTCTGCCCCGAAGTTCAACAAGATGTGTGTATGCATGACTTTTCGATACAAGTGCCCCACGAATCAGTCGATCGGTTATTTCCACAAGGGATTCGCGTTTTAATCCGATTTCTCTGAAAAGACGGGCTGATGAGATACGATCCCTGACACTATTTATATCATCCTGCGCCGATTCATATCGATTCAGGATTTGCAAAAACATCCTTTTCTTCAGATGGTGAAGGTTTTCAAGTTCCCCCTGCCTATCCGGTACACATTGTTCTGCTGCATGAGATGGAGTTGATGCGCTTACATCAGCAGCAAGATCAGCAAGAGTGATGTCTACTTCATGCCCAATGGCTGCGATAACCGGAACAGGACAGGAGACTATCGCTTCAACAACACAGGGATGATTAAAAGGAAAGAGATCCTCATAACTCCCGCCACCACGACCAACTATCAGAACATCTACCATATTCTGAACTCTTTTTATGGCTTGTGCAATGTCTTCATGGGCAGAGCACCCTTGGACCATCGCAGGAGAGAGGATTATTTCTGCAGAAAACCTTCCAGATATAACGTTCCTGATGTCATGGATTACCGCGCCGGTTGATGATGTCACGACACCAATTCTAACTGGATATTTTGGAGGTTGTCTTTTCCGTTCCTGACTAAACCACCCTTTCCCTGCCATTTCCCTGCGCCATTGCTCAATTAATAACGCTCGTTCTCCAGCCCCGGAAGGTCTCATCTGAGATATTTGAAAAGAGTATCTGCCACCAGGTTCATAATGCGTAACTGAGCCATACGCAGAAACTTCCATACCGTCTTTTGGAGTAAAATCAAGATATCGTGCCGCATTCTTCCAAATAGCACAGGATATTACAGATTCCTTTCCAGATACCTGCTCAGAGAGAGAAAAATACAAATGACCAGAACTGTGTTTTTTAAAATTGGTAATCTCTCCAGATATCCAGATATCCTGAAGATCTTTGTGATCCAGGAGTCTGGTGATAATTTTTGACACTTCAGAGACCCGGAGTGATCGTGGTCCGCTGGATTTGTTCCATTGGTCAAGTGTTACCTGATCCATGATCGCCTGATCGATTATCTTCATCCGGATAGATAATCTCTGGTAATGGACATTTCGTTCTCAAGTATGTTCTTCCATGACGCGTCAATGGAAGATATTTTTCAGGCACCCGGACTCTGTGGATCTGACACCCTTGAATTCTGGTTAGAAACTCCGGATTTCTGGTTGAATGGGTTAAACATTGAGAGCCTAAAAAAGTGGATTGCCATGTATCCTACAAAGATCCCGCTATCAGTTCATGCACCGGTTCTTGACCTGAATCCATGCTCAATAAACCCTGACGTCCGAGAAGTTTCTATTCAATGGATTATCCGGTCAATTTATCTTGCAGAACAAATAGGAGCATCTATCTGCACGATTCATCCAGGAAGGAGAACTGCAAAACGACCTCCCAGTATTACTGATTATCAAAGACTAGGGCATATGCTTGATTGTTTGGAAGAAATTGTTGACGATCTGTCAGTTAAAGTAGCCATAGAAAATATGGAACCAGCGGTAAATGCACTTTTGACTGCTCCGGATGAAATCATGAAGCTCCTGGACGAACGATCCTGGCTCTGTTTTACATTTGATTTTGCCCATGCTATGGACAGCGGACCTGATATTGTTAGATCATTTGTAGAGATTGGAGAACCTGAATTGGTAAATATTCACCTTTCCGGAGGAAAAAATGGAAAATTACACGGACCTGTATCAGGAGATACGAAAGTCAGCACATTTTTGTCGAAAATTAAAGAAAATGGGTATAACGGCCAGGTAACTCTTGAAATTAATGACCTGGTTTTACCAAGAGAATTATCATATTCAGATAAAATTACATTTATGGCTCAGGAGATTGCATGGCTGAAAAAATCTATGAGATAATATCCCTCTCATAAGACACGCACCCATCAAAATCTGGATGAAATGCAATTTTATTAAAAATAGCCCTATATTCAGAATTTATATTGCGGATGGGCAGACGAGAGAGGACTCAAGTATCTCACTTATGGCGAGGATTTTTCCAACATTGTTTTAGAGGTATCTTTTTCTTTTTGTTAACAATATCATGTAAGAACAGTAAGACAGAGGTTCATGAATGCCATGGCACCTGTGGAAAATCAATTAGTCTATGCCGTATTCCGGCGTGATTGGTGAATGATAGAATACTACCTATACTTAATTATTTTCTTGTTTTGCCTCATTCTGTCCGGATTTTTTTCCGGCTCAGAAGTTGCATTATTCTCAATAACCAGGGCAAAGGTCAGAACCCTTGTCAATGAAAAAGAACAAGGATCAGAAGCCCTAGCAACCCTGAAAAAAAGTCCGGATCGATTTCTGATCACCATTCTTATCGGCAATAACATTGTAAATATTCTTGCGGCATCTGTTGCAACAGCTGTATCAATTGGATTTTTTGGTGAAACAGGGCTTGCCGTATCAGTAGCTACAATTGTCGTTGTGATATTACTGCTTATCTTTGGAGAGATATGGCCGAAAATGTATGCGACAAGAAATGCTACCAAGCTGGCTTTACGTCTCTCTCCATTTATTCTTCTTCTTTCACGATTCTTCTCACCGGTGATTTACATATTTAATGCTCTGGCCGGAAAGATGACCGGGGCAGGAGCTTTTGCTCATCATATGATCACTGAAGAAGAGATCAAGGAATGGATTGATGTTGGACAGGAAGAAGGAACAATAGAAAAAGACGAGCAGGAGATGTTGCACTCGGTTTTTGAATTTGCTGACACCCGTGTGCGCGAAGTTATGACACCCAGGATTGATGTTGTCATGATTGAAGATACTGCAAGTTCAGATGAGGCATTGGACATCTTCAAAACAACCGGTTTCTCCCGCTTGCCGGTTTGGCATGAAAATATCGATACAATCCGGGGAGTGCTCAATGTCAAGGATGCAATTTTTTCAATGCTTGAAAAACAGGAAGGACGATCTATTGTCGATTTGCTATCTGAACCCCTTTTTGTCCCGGAGACAAAGAATATTGATGACCTGCTGCGGGAATTACGTGTCAAAAAAACCCATATGGCCATCGTTTTAGATGAGTATGGGAGCTTTGTTGGAATTATTACGGTTGAGGACATACTTGAAGAACTGGTCGGAGACATTCTTGACGAATTTGATACCGAAGAACATGAACTAGTCAGAGTTGCAGATGATGTGTATTCGGTCGATGCCAGGATGTGGGTTGAGGATCTCAATAAGGAACTCAACCTTTTCCTGCCGATGAGTGAAACCTATGAAACGATAGCAGGACTATTTATCGAACGGCTGGGAAATATTCCCCGGATTGGCGATGTATGCGAATTACCTGAAGAAGGAGTCCGACTGGTGGTAATACAGATGACCGGAAAAAGAATCAATCGTTTAAAATTAATCCGTATTCCACCTCTTCTCACAAATGAAGAACAGGAGAAAGAGGGATGAAGCAGGGAACCTTCGTTGTCCTGGCATCAGGAAGAGGATCAAATTTTCAGGCTATCATTGACCGGGTGAAGGAAGGATCCATTCATGCACGATGTGTCTGTCTCATCACCGATAATCCGGATGCGTACGCTATCACACGAGCAAATAAAGCAGGAATTCCACATGAAGTCGTCTCTTATAAATCATTTTCAGATAAAATCCGATATGAAGAGGCTTTGATGGAAGTAATTGCGCGGTATAATCCGGATCTCATTATCCTGGCCGGTTATATGCGTCTGTTAGGCGACAGGATTGTTGATACATACCACGGAAAGATGATAAATATCCATCCTTCTCTCCTTCCTGCTTTTGCGGGACTTCATGCACAACAGCAGGCACTTGATTATGGGACAAAAGTAGCCGGATGCACGGTCCATTTTGTAACCAGGGATATGGACGCAGGGCCGGTAATTATCCAGCGAACAGTCCCGGTCCTGGATGATGATGATGAAGAGAGTCTTTCTTCCCGAATCCTGATTGAAGAGCACCAGGCGTACCCAGATGCAGTCAGGCTCTTTTTCGAGCACAGATTGAGAATTGAAGGGCGTAGAGTTAGAATATTGCCTTGAAATATGAGTCGAAGATATCCGCGTTCTGATAGAAAGCATATAGCTATGGAACGGATCTTGATCTTGTTTTCCCAGGCTGAATCTTTCTTTCAGTGGGATCCGGAATATAGTCATCACTGTGTCAGACAAGCCCGTCTGATTGCCATGAAGGAACGGATACGGATTCCTCCTGAACTAAGGAGAAGATATTGCAGAAAGTGCAATTCATATCTGGTTCCCGGGAGGACTGGAACAGTTCGAATATATCGGGGGCGGGTCATTATAACCTGCCTCTCCTGTGGATGGCACCGCAGATTTCCAATAAGCAGGAGCAAAAATATCAATGGAAAAGAAAAAGCAAGCGAATCCCGCATTTCATGATCTGAAACCGACTATATGGGTTGGAAAACAGGGAATAACCGACACAATAATTGATGAGATCAAGGGACAAGTAAAAGTCAGAAAAGTAATCAAGGTAAAGTGGCTTGCATCAGTTGATGTCGATCCAATATCTGTTGCGACAGAAAGCAAAACAAAACTCCTTCAGGTCCGTGGAAGAACCATGGTCCTTGGAGATCCTCAGATGTTCCGATAATCGGAACCTCGAAATATATATGAATACTACACGCGTATAAGTAGAGACTACTATCCGTATTGAGAGTGTGGACTATCGATGACTACTGTATATGATGTTCCGGCTGACAAGCTCATCGCAAAAGCGGCAACGGAACTGAAGGAAAAAGCCGAAATAACCGCGCCTGAATGGGCACCATTTGTAAAGACCGGAACACACCGTGAGATGCCTCCGGAAGATCCGGAATGGTGGTACACCAGAGCAGCAGCTGTTCTCAGGCGTGTATATGTTGATGGACCGGTCGGTGTTGAGAGAATGCGCTCGGTTTATGGCGGTAAGAAAAACCGTGGATCAAAACCGGGCAAGTCTGTAAAAGGAAGTGGCTCTATCCTGCGTAAATCACTTCAGCAGCTTGAAGCAGCTGGATTTGTTGCAAAACAGAAGAACGGTAGAGTCATTACTCCAGCAGGAACTTCATTCCTGGATGGAATAGCCTATACAGTCAGTAAAGAAAACCAGTGATTGGTGTTGGTGAAAAAGATGGGAGAAGACGAGCTGGCAGAAATCCGTCGAAGAAAAATGGCAGAAATGCAGCAACAGGCTGCAGTACAACAGCAGGAGATTGACCGTCAACAGCAGTATGATGCGCAGATGCAGATGGCACTCATGCAGATTCTTGAGCCGGAAGCCAGGGAGCGACTCAATACCATCAAACTCACCAAGCCTGATTTTGCACGGGCTGTTGAGCAACAACTGGTAATGCTCGCACAAAGCGGCAGAATCAAGGCAAAAATAACAGATGAACAATTGAAGGTCATCCTCCAGCAGGTGACCCCGGCAAAACGGGAATTCAATATCAGGCGGAAGGGATGAAGGCCGGCGTCCTCTTTTCAGGTGGAAAGGACAGCTCTATTGCTGCCATTCTCCTCTCCACCTGGTATGAGGTCGAACTGAATACCTTTCTCTTAAGCCAGAATGCCAGTATCACAAACGTAAAGGAGGCTGCTGCGTCACTTGGGTTTCCTCATCATGTGCATACATTTGGAGAAGATTTCCTGCATGAAATTGTTGACCTCATTGTACAGGAAGGTTTTCCAAATAATGGAATCCAGAAGGTTCATCGTGAAGCAATCCGGGAACTTTGTGGATTATATGATGTGGTAGCTGATGGGACGCGGTTTGGTGATCGGGTACCCCTGCTTTCCGATGATGAAATCCGAAGTATCGGAGATCGATATGGATGTTCCTATATCAGGCCTCTTATCGGATTTCCAAAACGTGAGGTAGAGAGACTTGTTTCCCGGTATCTCACGGTATCATATGGAGAAACAGGAGAGATCAAAAACGGGGATTATGAAACTGGGATCCGTGAAGAACTCATAAAAAGAGGTCTTTCTCCCGCTCAATACTTCCCGCCTGCCCATCAGCAATCCCTCATTACCGGCAGAAAGAACAATTCATAGGTGTATCATGAGCAAACTGACAAAGTGCCGAAAGATTCGGTTATCTAAAAAGACCACTCAGAACCGCAGAGTTCCCCAGTGGGTTATGGTAAAGACAGCCAGAGCAGTAATGGCCCACCCACAGCGTCACAGCTGGCGGCGGAGCACCCTGAAGGTGTGATTATCCATGGTTGAGAAACTTCAGGAACAGATGTATGTAATTCCCCTTGGGGGAGTAAAGAGAGTGCCACGATGGCGCCGGAGTGCAAAAGCAATGAAAGATATCCGTGCATTCTTGTGCCGCCACATGAAAAGTGACGATGTTCGCCTTGGTCAGGATATTAATGAAAAGATCTGGTCAAGGGGAACAGAAAAGCCACCTGCAAAGGTCCGCGTTCGGGCAATGAAGCTCGAAGACGGGCATGTTCAGGCTGAGCTGGCTGAGGAGTAGATGGATCGTTTTGTCTCGATAGCCGGAGATCCCCACATAGGCGTTTTCACCCGCGTATTTGACGATATCGCGGTTGTTCCACCAGATGCACCAGAGGAACTCATTCAGCAGTATCAGGAAGCTCTCAAGGTTGATGTTATCCGGACGACGATCCAGAAAAGTCCGATTATCGGATCTTTGCTGGCTGGTAACAATCATGGTCTGGTCATCACCGGTATGGCATCCGATGAAGAGATCGAGATCCTTTCAGAATACCGAGATCTGATGCTACTTGAGGAGGGCATGAATGCTGCAGGAAATGTCATTCTAGCAAATGATTCTTTTGCAGCAGTTCACCCGGAAATGGAAGAAGAACTCATGGAAGCATTGAGTGAGTTTTTAAAAGTCCCGGTAATCCCCCTTACCCTTGGTGAGATAAAAACCGTAGGAATGGCAGCTGTTGCAACGAATGCGGGTGTTGTTGTCAGTCCCCGAAGCACTCCAGGTGAGATAAAAATACTGGAAGAAGTCTGTGACCTGCCTGTAGGTAAAGGAACTGTTACCATGGGGAATGCAATGGTCGGAACCGGTCTTGTTGCAAACCGCCACGGATACCTGGCCGGAGTCGGGACAAGCGGATATGAACTCGGCAGAATTGAAGATATTTTAGGTTTTGAGGAGGAATAAAGATGGAAGAGAAGAAATTTGAAGTAAAAGGAACCTATCAGGAGAAGCGT comes from Methanospirillum hungatei and encodes:
- a CDS encoding class I SAM-dependent methyltransferase, whose amino-acid sequence is MQTKRWCLKVHRSEGEQVRKNLIEKGLLDRLYKIRSEGDFLLIPVIQNIDGAICEELTPIPIQKELPRFEQVGGIAIMQDDDPTGAGEILASKATYHTVLYAESAVNGPFRTKKYKLLAGMDTTATDYTEYGHRFSIDLSLAYFSARLSGERQRILHQMHPGERVIDMFAGVGPFAITLAKKASVIYAGDMNPEAVILMVKNCSRNRVTNIVPILADAVHLPDMIPGLADRIIMNLPLHAVAFLDAAFKLIRPGGMIHLYALVSREDEYLDMLKSFPTQKIDYKFVRSYSPDRFHVVYDIVAGDQDFSIIE
- the hmgA gene encoding hydroxymethylglutaryl-CoA reductase (NADPH), yielding MDEYLRRLRDGSLKLYALEKELPPDKAVAIRRRFIEEETNTKLEHIGDLSISLDAVVKKNCENMIGTIQVPVGVAGPITIHGEYAEGSYYLPLATTEGALIASVNRGCSLISAAGGTEVRILKDGMTRAPVFAADSIIHAKTICDWVMNHQDEIRAEAEATTRFGKLTSIDVTTGGTSVFVRMAFFTGDAMGMNMVTIASAKAADLISQKTGARLIALSGNWCTDKKPASINAVMGRGKTVSAGILLTNELIERVLKTTASSLLEVNARKNLVGSARAGSLGFNAHAANIIAAMFIACGQDPAHVVEGSLCITTVDSAPDGVYVSVTLPALPVGTVGGGTGIDTQAESLRMLDVLGSGTPPGSNAKKLAEIIASGVLAGELSLLGALAAQHLARAHSTLGR
- a CDS encoding carboxypeptidase-like regulatory domain-containing protein, with product MKSDGCNKPAIYRIILYGIFLMGLVLSMIPMVCADFPETHYWNPYEGWDIELSSVAGIGLFPTVEVDWTPEPTSEVPKKVSSDSWVKLAYYPHGSEAGQPAILAGYVGGRNYNADVTITGKLKVDDPFHDIVTIKAQENGVFVWAVPDDLNTVPYFQAVATVSGTTAKSEIIQTTGLSGYVPAESSVPASQTTPVSKPTTQPQDSSLPVITSLTISADNLRPTVGTSVQVSGRLVDSSGKGVPRASITIEVPDYGTDFLPLLDTTTDGDGRFSGTISTWEGGVVPVRAVFEGDEKYMASTSNTLTFSATDSKTGSTVMGL
- the xseB gene encoding exodeoxyribonuclease VII small subunit, with product MTKKYEELISELREIVKKIEDNNTSLDEMITLYEQGTILVRQCEDRLTEIEVKITELGRES
- the xseA gene encoding exodeoxyribonuclease VII large subunit is translated as MKIIDQAIMDQVTLDQWNKSSGPRSLRVSEVSKIITRLLDHKDLQDIWISGEITNFKKHSSGHLYFSLSEQVSGKESVISCAIWKNAARYLDFTPKDGMEVSAYGSVTHYEPGGRYSFQISQMRPSGAGERALLIEQWRREMAGKGWFSQERKRQPPKYPVRIGVVTSSTGAVIHDIRNVISGRFSAEIILSPAMVQGCSAHEDIAQAIKRVQNMVDVLIVGRGGGSYEDLFPFNHPCVVEAIVSCPVPVIAAIGHEVDITLADLAADVSASTPSHAAEQCVPDRQGELENLHHLKKRMFLQILNRYESAQDDINSVRDRISSARLFREIGLKRESLVEITDRLIRGALVSKSHAYTHLVELRGRLDGKHPATFLKRELPEQRAFLAELSERLSSGVTVRTQKEKAELELLSALLSARGPEALFRQGFCLVQAGEKVVRSCSDLSPGDLVRMRFVDGTADASIMQVNHDKKV
- a CDS encoding sugar phosphate isomerase/epimerase family protein, whose translation is MDISFSSMFFHDASMEDIFQAPGLCGSDTLEFWLETPDFWLNGLNIESLKKWIAMYPTKIPLSVHAPVLDLNPCSINPDVREVSIQWIIRSIYLAEQIGASICTIHPGRRTAKRPPSITDYQRLGHMLDCLEEIVDDLSVKVAIENMEPAVNALLTAPDEIMKLLDERSWLCFTFDFAHAMDSGPDIVRSFVEIGEPELVNIHLSGGKNGKLHGPVSGDTKVSTFLSKIKENGYNGQVTLEINDLVLPRELSYSDKITFMAQEIAWLKKSMR
- a CDS encoding hemolysin family protein; this encodes MFCLILSGFFSGSEVALFSITRAKVRTLVNEKEQGSEALATLKKSPDRFLITILIGNNIVNILAASVATAVSIGFFGETGLAVSVATIVVVILLLIFGEIWPKMYATRNATKLALRLSPFILLLSRFFSPVIYIFNALAGKMTGAGAFAHHMITEEEIKEWIDVGQEEGTIEKDEQEMLHSVFEFADTRVREVMTPRIDVVMIEDTASSDEALDIFKTTGFSRLPVWHENIDTIRGVLNVKDAIFSMLEKQEGRSIVDLLSEPLFVPETKNIDDLLRELRVKKTHMAIVLDEYGSFVGIITVEDILEELVGDILDEFDTEEHELVRVADDVYSVDARMWVEDLNKELNLFLPMSETYETIAGLFIERLGNIPRIGDVCELPEEGVRLVVIQMTGKRINRLKLIRIPPLLTNEEQEKEG
- the purN gene encoding phosphoribosylglycinamide formyltransferase, with the translated sequence MKQGTFVVLASGRGSNFQAIIDRVKEGSIHARCVCLITDNPDAYAITRANKAGIPHEVVSYKSFSDKIRYEEALMEVIARYNPDLIILAGYMRLLGDRIVDTYHGKMINIHPSLLPAFAGLHAQQQALDYGTKVAGCTVHFVTRDMDAGPVIIQRTVPVLDDDDEESLSSRILIEEHQAYPDAVRLFFEHRLRIEGRRVRILP
- a CDS encoding ribonuclease P protein component 4; translated protein: MERILILFSQAESFFQWDPEYSHHCVRQARLIAMKERIRIPPELRRRYCRKCNSYLVPGRTGTVRIYRGRVIITCLSCGWHRRFPISRSKNINGKEKASESRIS
- a CDS encoding YhbY family RNA-binding protein — encoded protein: MEKKKQANPAFHDLKPTIWVGKQGITDTIIDEIKGQVKVRKVIKVKWLASVDVDPISVATESKTKLLQVRGRTMVLGDPQMFR
- a CDS encoding 30S ribosomal protein S19e; amino-acid sequence: MTTVYDVPADKLIAKAATELKEKAEITAPEWAPFVKTGTHREMPPEDPEWWYTRAAAVLRRVYVDGPVGVERMRSVYGGKKNRGSKPGKSVKGSGSILRKSLQQLEAAGFVAKQKNGRVITPAGTSFLDGIAYTVSKENQ